One window from the genome of Methanothermobacter sp. K4 encodes:
- a CDS encoding phytoene/squalene synthase family protein: protein MIDEKIYSIFKRGSKTYFYSTLFFPPKVRRDVFILYSFLRKADDYVDRIPQDTEGFYDFVERYRAASSGEKTGDVVVDSFAELSARKSFNKEWTEAFLRSMEMDITVSSYRTMADLEEYLLGSSEVVGLFMASIMGLDTDSYPHARYLGRAMQYVNFIRDIAEDIELGRLYFPLTELERFDLESLDLSEIRGREDDFRSFLRAQIDIYRDWQRRAEEGYRYIPYRYLVPIKTAADMYLWTSRIIERDPLIVYRRKVKPSRGRVVSGALLNMLRLIRPRAPINQGI, encoded by the coding sequence TTGATTGATGAAAAAATCTATTCAATATTCAAAAGGGGAAGCAAAACATACTTCTACAGCACCCTCTTCTTCCCACCAAAGGTGAGGAGGGACGTTTTCATACTCTACAGTTTCCTGAGAAAGGCAGATGACTATGTTGACAGAATACCCCAGGATACCGAGGGGTTCTACGACTTTGTTGAACGCTACCGGGCGGCATCATCAGGCGAAAAAACAGGGGATGTGGTTGTTGATTCATTCGCTGAACTTTCAGCCAGAAAATCTTTCAATAAAGAGTGGACAGAGGCCTTTCTAAGATCAATGGAGATGGATATAACTGTCTCATCCTACAGGACAATGGCTGACCTTGAGGAGTACCTCCTGGGTTCATCTGAGGTTGTGGGCCTATTCATGGCATCCATCATGGGCCTTGACACAGATTCATACCCACATGCCCGCTACCTCGGGAGGGCCATGCAGTACGTCAACTTCATAAGGGACATAGCAGAGGACATTGAACTCGGGAGGCTCTACTTTCCGCTGACTGAACTTGAAAGATTTGATCTGGAGTCACTGGATTTAAGTGAAATAAGGGGAAGGGAGGATGATTTCAGATCCTTCCTCAGGGCTCAGATTGATATTTACAGGGACTGGCAGAGGAGGGCAGAGGAGGGTTACAGGTACATCCCCTACCGCTACCTGGTACCCATAAAGACCGCCGCCGACATGTACCTCTGGACGTCCAGGATAATCGAAAGGGACCCCCTCATAGTCTACCGGAGGAAGGTGAAGCCATCAAGGGGCAGGGTGGTCTCAGGGGCCCTCCTGAACATGCTGAGGCTCATCAGGCCCAGGGCACCCATTAATCAGGGTATTTAG